A section of the Leptospira kobayashii genome encodes:
- a CDS encoding LemA family protein, which yields MIKQIRRFSIVLLFVSLLTNCGYNKIQELDEEVTAAWAEVLNQYKRRSDLIPNLEAAVKGFAKQEKEIIQGIADARSKLGSIQATPELINDPEAFAKFNQAQGQLGSAISRLLVVQENYPELKSSERFGDLMAQLEGTENRVTVARNRFIKATKEYNVYIRQFPAVLTAKAFGYEGKPTFTVEDVKAVENAPKVQF from the coding sequence ATGATTAAACAGATTCGACGATTTTCGATTGTTCTTCTCTTTGTATCCCTTCTTACTAACTGCGGTTATAATAAAATCCAGGAATTGGACGAAGAAGTGACTGCGGCTTGGGCTGAAGTTCTCAACCAATACAAAAGACGTTCTGATCTAATTCCCAATTTGGAAGCGGCTGTGAAAGGTTTCGCAAAACAAGAAAAAGAAATCATACAAGGTATTGCAGATGCCCGTTCCAAATTAGGTTCCATTCAAGCAACACCGGAATTGATTAACGATCCTGAGGCATTTGCCAAATTCAATCAAGCTCAAGGACAATTGGGCTCCGCTATTTCCCGATTGCTTGTTGTTCAGGAGAATTATCCTGAGTTGAAATCAAGTGAACGATTCGGAGATTTGATGGCGCAATTGGAAGGTACGGAAAACCGTGTAACAGTTGCTCGTAACCGCTTTATCAAAGCAACTAAAGAGTATAATGTTTATATTCGTCAGTTTCCTGCTGTTCTAACTGCAAAAGCATTCGGCTATGAAGGCAAACCTACATTCACTGTTGAAGATGTGAAAGCGGTGGAAAACGCTCCTAAAGTTCAATTCTAG
- a CDS encoding DUF1343 domain-containing protein has protein sequence MKFIKNLKKLSGCSAGILTNQSAFGWNKNYHFISFGEDIKIDTLFLPEHGLFAELQDQVSGSELGYMFGDCNIVNLYGDNEESLVPPRDVLQRLDIIVIDIRDVGSRYYTFLTTAYYILEGVSKLKKETGKAPLFIVVDSPNPIGDKVEGSPLAAEFESFVGVRSVPHRHGLSPAGLLNYYNETFDLKVEIAGIPIGVYHPKSYQTLLWVPPSPNIPTQNTCYVYPGQCLLEGTNLSEGRGTTKPFETFGAPYLKGKAKDELDKRLKAHQTTTVILRPLRFLPTFHKFKDQICEGYQLLIENPKKFHSLYFTLFFLKNLKELFPDEFQYLKGVYEFRSDKPAIELLAGDTKLLQYLDGGIPDSELVSYLENEEKNWFLATKRFRY, from the coding sequence ATGAAGTTTATAAAAAATCTTAAAAAACTCTCAGGTTGCAGTGCGGGAATTCTAACCAACCAAAGTGCGTTCGGTTGGAATAAAAATTATCATTTTATTTCTTTTGGCGAAGATATTAAAATCGATACTTTGTTTTTACCGGAACACGGCCTTTTTGCGGAATTACAAGACCAGGTAAGCGGTTCCGAACTTGGTTACATGTTTGGTGATTGCAATATAGTAAACCTTTACGGTGACAACGAAGAAAGTCTTGTTCCTCCGCGTGATGTACTGCAAAGATTGGACATCATCGTCATTGATATCAGGGATGTCGGTTCCAGGTATTATACTTTTTTAACTACTGCCTATTATATTTTGGAAGGTGTTTCCAAACTGAAAAAAGAAACGGGCAAAGCCCCTCTTTTTATCGTAGTCGATTCTCCGAATCCAATCGGAGACAAAGTGGAGGGCAGTCCCCTTGCGGCGGAGTTCGAATCATTTGTGGGAGTTCGTTCCGTTCCGCACAGGCACGGATTAAGTCCTGCCGGGCTTCTCAATTATTATAACGAAACGTTTGATTTGAAAGTGGAGATTGCAGGCATCCCGATCGGAGTGTATCATCCAAAGTCGTATCAAACTTTGTTGTGGGTTCCTCCTTCACCGAACATACCTACACAAAATACTTGTTATGTGTATCCCGGGCAATGCCTTTTGGAAGGAACCAATCTTTCCGAAGGAAGAGGCACCACCAAGCCGTTTGAAACTTTCGGAGCTCCTTATTTGAAAGGAAAAGCGAAAGATGAGTTGGACAAACGTTTGAAAGCTCACCAAACAACTACTGTTATACTGAGGCCTCTTAGATTTTTGCCTACATTTCATAAATTCAAAGATCAAATATGCGAAGGTTATCAACTACTGATTGAAAATCCTAAAAAGTTTCATTCTTTGTATTTCACTTTGTTTTTTTTAAAAAACCTGAAAGAACTTTTTCCGGATGAATTTCAATATTTGAAAGGGGTATATGAATTTCGTTCCGACAAACCCGCGATTGAACTCCTCGCCGGGGATACCAAATTGCTCCAATATTTGGATGGGGGCATTCCCGATTCGGAATTGGTTTCCTATTTGGAAAATGAGGAAAAAAACTGGTTTTTGGCTACGAAACGATTCCGATATTAA